The proteins below are encoded in one region of Terriglobia bacterium:
- a CDS encoding STAS domain-containing protein, whose product MSTKWVPKSVLALKNYSRRDFVADLIAGVTVGLVALPLAMAFAIASGMPPQAGLYCAVIAGFLISALGGSRVQIGGPTGAFVVVVAGIVAKYGIDGLFMCTGIAGVFLIFLGVTGLGSAVKYIPRPVVVGFTNGIAVVIASTQLKDFFGLRIEQVPGNFLGRLEAVAHNFRTISYEETGLAVLALVLIVVCRKFFPKIPGYIVALFVGTALVYFLRLPVQTIGTRFGGIPSGLPALKIPRFHLDLMRPLISPAITVAMLGAIESLMSAVVADKLFGHGEKHKPNVELIAQGVANFISPLMGGLPATGAIARTATNIRSGARSPVAGMIHALTLLAILMFATPVAKFIPLAVLAAILLVVSYNMGEWAEIPELLKLSRLEVACWSATFVLTVFADLTVAVEAGMILAALIFIRKVTATTTISRVTKEYLAESKLHVLQDKEIPPYATVFRIHGPFLFGAADKIDDLMQQIPDLPPIVILRLRNMTAIDATGIRALEELADRVKASGRRLILCGAREQPARLMRQSEFEQHVGAENICANVTEALTRAGVVFPQIAAEAPSVQKWGRRSTDHAPAPEEAAAKAASSQD is encoded by the coding sequence GTGAGCACCAAGTGGGTCCCAAAATCCGTACTGGCCCTGAAGAATTATTCGCGACGGGACTTTGTTGCTGACCTGATCGCCGGCGTCACGGTGGGACTGGTGGCGCTGCCGCTGGCGATGGCGTTTGCGATTGCGTCCGGCATGCCGCCGCAGGCAGGACTTTATTGCGCCGTGATCGCCGGATTTCTGATTTCGGCGCTGGGCGGATCACGGGTGCAGATTGGCGGGCCGACCGGCGCGTTCGTAGTCGTTGTCGCCGGCATCGTGGCCAAGTATGGCATCGACGGCCTTTTCATGTGCACCGGAATCGCCGGCGTGTTCCTGATTTTTCTGGGCGTGACCGGGCTGGGCAGCGCGGTGAAATATATTCCGCGGCCGGTGGTGGTGGGATTCACCAACGGAATTGCCGTGGTGATCGCCAGTACGCAGCTCAAGGATTTTTTTGGACTGCGCATTGAGCAGGTGCCCGGCAATTTTCTGGGCCGCCTTGAGGCTGTGGCGCACAACTTCCGCACGATTTCCTATGAAGAAACGGGACTGGCGGTGCTGGCGTTGGTCCTGATCGTGGTATGCAGAAAGTTTTTCCCGAAGATTCCCGGCTATATTGTTGCGCTCTTCGTAGGCACGGCGCTGGTCTATTTCCTGCGCCTGCCGGTGCAGACGATCGGCACGCGCTTTGGTGGAATTCCTTCAGGCCTGCCTGCGCTGAAGATTCCGCGCTTTCACCTGGACCTGATGCGTCCGCTGATTTCGCCGGCAATCACGGTGGCCATGCTGGGCGCGATTGAGTCACTCATGTCTGCCGTGGTGGCCGACAAGTTGTTTGGTCACGGCGAAAAGCACAAGCCGAATGTGGAATTGATTGCGCAGGGCGTGGCGAATTTCATTTCTCCGCTGATGGGCGGCTTGCCAGCGACTGGAGCGATTGCGCGCACGGCGACGAACATTCGATCAGGCGCAAGAAGCCCGGTTGCGGGAATGATTCACGCGCTTACGCTGCTGGCGATCCTGATGTTTGCCACGCCGGTGGCCAAGTTCATTCCGCTGGCGGTGCTTGCGGCGATTCTGCTGGTTGTCTCTTACAACATGGGCGAGTGGGCGGAAATTCCGGAGCTGCTCAAGCTTTCGCGGCTGGAAGTGGCCTGCTGGTCGGCCACTTTCGTGTTGACGGTTTTTGCCGACCTGACGGTCGCGGTGGAAGCAGGGATGATCCTGGCGGCGCTCATCTTTATCCGCAAAGTTACGGCGACGACGACGATTTCGCGCGTGACGAAAGAATATCTGGCAGAGAGCAAGCTGCACGTCTTACAAGACAAGGAAATTCCGCCGTATGCGACGGTGTTTCGTATTCACGGGCCATTTCTGTTTGGCGCGGCGGACAAAATTGATGACCTGATGCAACAGATACCTGACCTGCCGCCGATTGTGATTCTGCGCCTGCGCAATATGACGGCCATTGACGCTACTGGCATACGCGCGCTGGAAGAATTAGCGGACCGCGTGAAAGCCAGCGGTCGCCGGTTGATTCTGTGCGGCGCGCGTGAGCAGCCCGCGCGGTTGATGCGACAGTCAGAATTTGAGCAGCACGTGGGCGCAGAAAATATCTGCGCCAACGTGACGGAAGCGCTGACCCGCGCCGGCGTTGTGTTTCCGCAGATCGCGGCGGAAGCGCCGTCGGTGCAGAAGTGGGGCAGGCGCAGCACGGACCACGCGCCGGCCCCGGAAGAAGCGGCGGCGAAGGCAGCATCTTCACAAGACTGA
- the mnmA gene encoding tRNA 2-thiouridine(34) synthase MnmA, with the protein MSTQTIAVAMSGGVDSSTVAAMLRAEGYNVVGLTMQLWNQRRLAGHEGMPEQVQGRCCSIDDVYDARRVAEDLGIPYYVVNHEERFERDVVRPFIDEYLSGRTPIPCSLCNNHLKFDQLLITARQIGADMLATGHYARCEFSAERNRWLLRRAADPAKDQTYFLFGLTQEQLSRTLFPLGHMNKPQVRELAREHHLALAEKPDSQEICFVPGGDYKRFIDAYLNEQGEQLPDTSGELVTTDGKVLGHHEGVHNFTVGQRKGLGVATGSPLYVININGAEGKVTVGGNDDLLSRTLIARDLNWIAVDGLHDSGAEAKTPMRVTAKIRHRHEPAPAVLENAPNGEVRVTFDEAQRAITPGQAVVFYQDDLVVGGGWIAETAR; encoded by the coding sequence ATGAGCACTCAGACCATTGCCGTAGCCATGTCCGGTGGTGTCGATTCGTCGACCGTTGCGGCCATGTTGCGTGCTGAGGGGTACAACGTTGTAGGCCTGACGATGCAGCTGTGGAACCAGCGCCGTCTGGCCGGACACGAGGGCATGCCGGAGCAGGTGCAGGGCCGCTGCTGCTCGATTGATGACGTGTACGATGCCCGCCGGGTGGCCGAGGACCTTGGCATTCCGTATTACGTGGTGAATCATGAAGAGCGTTTTGAGCGTGACGTGGTGCGTCCGTTTATTGATGAGTATCTATCAGGGCGTACGCCAATTCCTTGCAGCCTGTGCAACAACCATCTGAAGTTCGATCAACTGCTGATTACTGCGCGGCAGATTGGCGCGGACATGCTGGCCACGGGGCACTATGCGCGCTGTGAGTTTTCCGCCGAGCGCAATCGCTGGCTGCTGCGCCGCGCCGCCGATCCCGCCAAGGACCAGACATATTTCCTTTTTGGACTCACGCAGGAGCAGTTGAGCCGCACGCTGTTTCCTCTTGGCCACATGAACAAGCCGCAGGTGCGGGAACTGGCGCGCGAGCATCATCTGGCGCTGGCGGAAAAGCCCGACTCACAGGAGATATGCTTCGTCCCCGGCGGCGATTACAAGCGCTTCATTGATGCATACCTCAACGAGCAGGGTGAGCAACTGCCCGACACGTCTGGCGAACTGGTCACTACCGACGGCAAGGTGCTGGGGCACCATGAGGGCGTCCATAACTTCACCGTGGGCCAGCGCAAGGGGCTGGGCGTTGCCACAGGCTCGCCGCTCTACGTGATCAACATCAACGGCGCTGAGGGCAAGGTGACGGTCGGCGGAAACGATGATCTGCTTTCACGCACACTGATTGCCCGCGACCTAAACTGGATCGCCGTTGATGGCCTACACGATTCCGGCGCTGAGGCCAAGACGCCAATGCGCGTGACAGCAAAAATTCGCCATCGCCATGAGCCCGCGCCTGCTGTGTTGGAGAATGCTCCCAACGGCGAAGTGCGCGTAACGTTCGATGAGGCGCAGCGCGCCATCACGCCGGGACAGGCAGTGGTGTTTTACCAGGACGATCTGGTCGTCGGCGGCGGATGGATTGCTGAGACCGCGCGATAA
- a CDS encoding cobalamin-independent methionine synthase II family protein, producing MSISVRAEHIGSFLRPAELLEARSQPHADPERVRALEDAHIKRVIARQKELGFQVFTDGETRRRNFMSDFTEAVAGFDLADATPRSWYSELDVPPANGGGSTRHERLEDADVSRVAGVVTSKLQQVRRLTGHELSFLLQHSPGPIKMTLPSVTQFPAIAFKRGVTDRVYKDHSELLWAIVDVMKAELAQLSREGVNYIQIDAPRYSYYIDPKWREWIRREMKVEPSDLLDESIRADNAVLDAARRPGLTLGMHLCRGNNRSHWYAEGGYDAIADKLFGDINVDRFLLEYDDERSGTFAPLRFVPSGKTVVLGLISSKRPQLESGDALMRRIQQAATYVPLERLALSPQCGFASTMEGNLLTEEQQWAKMRLVVETAHRVWG from the coding sequence ATGTCGATTTCAGTTCGTGCAGAGCATATAGGAAGCTTTCTCAGGCCGGCGGAGTTGCTGGAAGCGCGAAGCCAGCCCCATGCCGATCCGGAGCGCGTGCGCGCGCTGGAAGATGCCCACATCAAGCGGGTCATTGCGCGCCAGAAAGAGCTTGGTTTTCAAGTATTTACTGACGGGGAAACGCGCCGCCGGAACTTCATGAGCGACTTTACTGAGGCCGTGGCAGGGTTTGACCTGGCCGATGCCACCCCGCGGTCCTGGTACTCAGAATTGGATGTTCCTCCGGCAAACGGCGGCGGAAGCACCAGACACGAACGCCTGGAAGATGCGGATGTAAGCCGCGTGGCGGGCGTAGTTACGTCAAAGCTTCAGCAGGTCCGCCGCCTTACCGGACACGAGCTCAGCTTTTTGCTTCAGCACAGTCCAGGGCCGATCAAAATGACCCTGCCCAGCGTTACGCAGTTTCCCGCAATTGCTTTTAAGCGCGGCGTGACGGACCGGGTCTATAAAGACCACTCTGAATTGCTGTGGGCGATTGTGGACGTGATGAAAGCGGAGCTGGCACAGCTTTCACGCGAGGGCGTGAACTATATACAGATTGACGCGCCGCGCTACAGCTATTACATCGACCCGAAATGGCGCGAGTGGATCCGCAGGGAGATGAAGGTGGAACCCAGCGATCTACTGGATGAATCCATACGCGCGGACAATGCGGTGCTGGATGCGGCCCGCCGTCCGGGGCTGACGCTGGGCATGCATCTTTGCCGCGGCAACAATCGGAGCCACTGGTATGCGGAAGGCGGGTATGACGCGATTGCCGATAAGCTCTTTGGCGACATCAACGTTGACCGTTTTCTTTTGGAATACGACGATGAACGCTCCGGCACGTTTGCTCCGCTGCGCTTTGTTCCCAGCGGCAAGACCGTGGTGCTGGGGCTGATCAGCAGCAAGCGTCCGCAACTGGAGAGCGGTGATGCGCTGATGCGGAGGATCCAGCAGGCCGCAACTTACGTCCCGCTGGAGCGGCTGGCCCTGAGCCCGCAATGCGGTTTTGCTTCAACCATGGAAGGAAATCTTCTGACGGAAGAACAACAATGGGCCAAGATGCGGCTGGTGGTGGAGACAGCGCATCGCGTCTGGGGATAA
- a CDS encoding iron-sulfur cluster assembly scaffold protein, translating into MPYSSTVLDHFEHPRNIGELPSPDAEVRLEHPVCGDIMSLAVKLADGRIDQVRYRTRGCVASIAAGSCLTEMIQGKSLAEASALQRENLLEALGGLPNASVHATHLAMDALAQVLKKLGSPQV; encoded by the coding sequence ATGCCCTACTCTAGCACTGTCCTCGACCATTTCGAGCATCCGCGCAACATCGGCGAACTGCCTTCGCCGGATGCCGAGGTGCGGTTGGAACATCCTGTCTGTGGCGACATCATGAGCCTTGCGGTCAAGCTTGCCGATGGACGCATCGACCAGGTGCGCTATCGCACGCGTGGTTGCGTGGCTTCCATTGCCGCCGGTTCGTGCCTGACAGAGATGATCCAGGGCAAGTCGCTGGCTGAGGCGTCCGCGCTCCAGCGTGAAAACCTGCTGGAAGCTCTGGGCGGACTGCCAAATGCTTCTGTCCACGCAACCCATTTGGCTATGGACGCGCTGGCACAGGTCCTGAAAAAACTGGGCTCTCCCCAAGTTTGA
- a CDS encoding (deoxy)nucleoside triphosphate pyrophosphohydrolase, producing the protein MKQVVAALIIREEKILICQRTEDQALPLKWEFPGGKVERNEDLKDALHRELDEELGIDAVIGRKIAAIQHTYASGASLELYFYRVDQFKNEIENRIFREVRWVDRKELPTYDFLEADVRLVKDISAGKLL; encoded by the coding sequence ATGAAACAAGTTGTTGCGGCATTGATAATCCGTGAGGAAAAGATCCTGATCTGCCAGCGCACAGAAGATCAGGCGTTGCCGCTTAAGTGGGAGTTTCCTGGCGGCAAGGTAGAGCGCAATGAGGACCTGAAAGACGCGCTGCATCGCGAACTGGATGAAGAGCTGGGAATTGACGCCGTGATCGGACGCAAGATCGCCGCAATCCAGCACACGTATGCCAGCGGCGCGTCGCTGGAACTTTATTTTTACCGCGTTGACCAGTTCAAGAATGAGATTGAGAACCGCATCTTTCGCGAAGTGCGCTGGGTCGATCGCAAAGAGCTCCCGACCTATGATTTCCTTGAAGCCGACGTGCGGTTAGTAAAAGACATCAGCGCGGGTAAACTGCTCTAG